A window from Agrobacterium tumefaciens encodes these proteins:
- the soxG gene encoding sarcosine oxidase subunit gamma family protein, with protein sequence MNMRVSSPVPGTLAESKAARVSILAAQARLSLRARGDLAPLSAALGLSLPDRIGTRAASGETETLRLGPDEWTILAPISEIDRLVAACAGVYASNPHSLVDISGREVTLLIEGPQAAELLTLGCARDIETIAVGEGRRTIFDGVTVVLWRDAENRFRMDVWNSFVSHLGHLLETGCKELAADIV encoded by the coding sequence ATGAACATGCGCGTTTCCTCCCCCGTTCCCGGCACGCTGGCCGAGAGCAAAGCAGCCCGGGTCAGCATCTTGGCCGCGCAGGCGCGGCTGTCGCTGCGCGCGCGCGGCGATCTGGCGCCGCTCAGTGCCGCCCTTGGCCTGAGCTTGCCCGACCGGATCGGCACCCGCGCCGCTTCAGGTGAAACCGAGACCCTGCGACTGGGCCCGGATGAATGGACCATCCTTGCGCCGATTAGCGAAATCGACCGGCTGGTCGCCGCCTGCGCGGGCGTTTATGCCAGCAATCCACACAGTCTCGTTGATATTTCCGGGCGCGAAGTCACGCTGCTGATCGAGGGTCCGCAGGCCGCCGAATTGCTGACGCTGGGCTGTGCCCGCGATATCGAGACGATTGCCGTCGGCGAGGGACGCCGGACGATTTTCGACGGTGTGACCGTGGTGCTGTGGCGTGATGCGGAGAACCGTTTCCGCATGGATGTCTGGAACAGCTTCGTATCGCATCTTGGCCATTTGCTTGAAACCGGCTGCAAGGAACTTGCGGCCGACATCGTCTGA
- the glyA gene encoding serine hydroxymethyltransferase gives MLNRLSHNTVSDTVIADAIAEELDRQKTQIELIASENIVSADVLAAQGSVLTNKYAEGYPGKRYYGGCEFVDKVEAVAIERLKQLFGAEFANVQPHSGAQANQAVFLALLQPGDRIMGLSLAHGGHLTHGSPVTMSGKWFDVVSYEVDAETHLIDMEKVREKALETKPKLIVAGASAYPRQIDFAGFREIADEVGAYLMVDMAHYAGLIAGGKYPNPVPHAHVVTSTTHKTLRGPRGGVILTNDADLAKKLNSAVFPGNQGGPLMHVIAAKAVAFGEALRPEFSDYAGQVIANAQALAKVLTDGGLGIVSGGTDSHMVLVDLRPKGVTGKIAEIALERAGLTCNKNSIPNDPEKPFVTSGIRLGSSAGTTRGFGVAEFEKIGVLILRVIDALAANAEGDIAVEAEVRGEVAALCEAFPIYVS, from the coding sequence ATGCTCAACCGCCTGTCACACAATACCGTTTCGGACACGGTGATCGCTGATGCCATCGCCGAGGAACTCGACCGCCAGAAGACGCAGATCGAGTTGATCGCCTCGGAAAACATCGTTTCCGCCGATGTTCTGGCGGCACAGGGCTCGGTGCTGACCAACAAATATGCCGAGGGTTACCCCGGCAAGCGTTATTATGGCGGCTGCGAATTTGTCGACAAGGTCGAGGCGGTCGCCATCGAGCGGCTGAAGCAGCTTTTCGGCGCGGAATTCGCCAATGTGCAGCCGCACTCCGGCGCGCAGGCCAACCAGGCGGTGTTTCTGGCGCTGCTGCAGCCGGGCGACCGCATCATGGGCCTCTCGCTTGCCCATGGCGGCCACCTGACCCACGGTTCGCCGGTGACGATGTCGGGCAAGTGGTTCGATGTCGTTTCTTATGAGGTTGATGCCGAGACGCATCTGATCGACATGGAAAAGGTGCGGGAAAAGGCGCTGGAAACGAAGCCGAAGCTGATCGTGGCCGGCGCATCTGCCTATCCGCGCCAGATCGATTTTGCCGGCTTCCGCGAGATCGCCGATGAAGTCGGCGCCTATCTGATGGTCGATATGGCCCATTATGCCGGCCTGATCGCCGGCGGCAAATATCCGAACCCGGTGCCGCATGCGCATGTCGTCACCTCGACAACCCACAAGACATTGCGCGGCCCGCGGGGCGGCGTGATCCTGACCAATGACGCCGATCTCGCCAAGAAGCTGAACTCGGCCGTCTTCCCCGGTAATCAGGGCGGCCCGCTGATGCATGTCATCGCCGCCAAGGCCGTGGCTTTCGGTGAGGCGCTGCGCCCGGAATTTTCCGATTACGCCGGTCAGGTCATCGCGAATGCACAGGCGCTGGCAAAGGTGTTGACAGATGGTGGTCTCGGTATCGTCTCGGGCGGAACCGACAGCCATATGGTGCTGGTCGATCTGCGCCCGAAGGGCGTCACGGGCAAGATTGCCGAAATCGCGCTGGAACGGGCGGGACTTACCTGCAACAAGAACTCCATTCCTAATGACCCGGAAAAGCCGTTCGTCACCTCGGGCATCCGGCTCGGCAGCTCGGCCGGCACCACGCGCGGTTTCGGCGTGGCCGAGTTCGAAAAGATCGGCGTGCTGATCCTGCGTGTCATCGACGCGCTGGCGGCGAATGCCGAGGGCGACATCGCGGTAGAGGCCGAGGTGCGGGGAGAGGTTGCCGCGCTTTGCGAGGCGTTCCCGATCTACGTCTCGTAA
- the purU gene encoding formyltetrahydrofolate deformylase, with translation MKVSCPARSGIVAAVSGYLAKSGCNINDSSQFTDQETGRFFMRLSFVSEQGSGREALLDGFGPVAADFDMDYDIHDLSQKKKVVIMVSRFGHCLNDLLYRSRIGALPVEIVAVISNHLDYQKQVVNEDIPFHHIRVTPETKPEAEGAILQVVRDTGAELVVLARYMQVLSDRLCQEMSGRIINIHHSFLPSFKGANPYKQAYERGVRLIGATAHYVTADLDEGPIIEQDTIRVTHAQSAMDYVSLGRDVESQVLARAIHAHIHQRVFLNGNRTVVFPASPGEHVSERMG, from the coding sequence ATGAAAGTCTCATGCCCGGCCCGCAGCGGCATCGTCGCCGCCGTCTCCGGTTATCTCGCCAAGTCCGGCTGCAATATCAACGACAGTTCGCAATTCACCGATCAGGAGACCGGCCGGTTTTTCATGCGGCTGAGCTTTGTTTCCGAGCAGGGATCGGGACGGGAAGCGCTGCTGGACGGGTTCGGTCCTGTCGCGGCCGATTTCGATATGGATTATGACATTCACGATCTTTCGCAAAAAAAGAAGGTCGTGATCATGGTCTCGCGCTTTGGCCATTGCCTGAACGATCTGCTTTATCGCTCCCGCATCGGCGCGCTGCCGGTAGAGATCGTCGCGGTGATCTCCAATCACCTCGATTACCAGAAGCAGGTGGTGAACGAGGATATTCCTTTCCATCACATCCGTGTCACGCCGGAAACCAAGCCCGAGGCGGAAGGGGCGATCCTGCAGGTGGTGCGGGATACGGGCGCCGAACTCGTGGTGCTGGCGCGCTACATGCAGGTTTTGTCGGACCGGCTGTGTCAGGAGATGTCGGGTCGCATCATCAATATCCATCACTCCTTCCTGCCGTCTTTCAAGGGTGCCAACCCTTACAAGCAGGCCTATGAACGCGGGGTGAGACTGATCGGCGCGACCGCCCATTATGTCACCGCCGATCTCGATGAAGGGCCGATCATCGAGCAGGATACGATCCGCGTCACCCATGCCCAGAGCGCGATGGATTATGTGAGCCTGGGACGCGATGTGGAAAGCCAGGTTCTGGCGCGCGCCATCCACGCTCATATTCATCAGCGGGTCTTCCTGAACGGAAACAGGACAGTCGTCTTCCCCGCATCACCCGGGGAACATGTATCCGAGCGAATGGGCTGA
- a CDS encoding MFS transporter, with protein MSNPYREIFRAPGAKGFSAAGFFARLPIAMAPIGIVAMLSQTHGEYWLAGAVSATFALTNAAAAPQISRLVDRKGQSRILIPATIVSVIAFAALIIATNQRWPAWTLFLSAFLAAAMPSIPAMMRARWTEIFRDRPELNTAFAFESAADELVYIAGASLSVGLAVSLFPEAGMMISTTFLALGTFAFLLQRATEPKVRPVESGHRQRSAIFLRPVQIITLALIFVGSTFATAEVSAVAITKELGQPEAASLVIGVYAIGSFVVGLILGAINPKMPLQRQLLIAVSVLALTALPLLVANTSVALLAFAVFLSGVAISPVFITSFGLIERRVPESMLTEGVTWVMTGIGIGMAFGAFISGWVIDNFGADNGFWVSVVASLTTVAIIGLGQRSLSGETRDSGSAPAVQQPAE; from the coding sequence ATGTCTAATCCATACAGAGAAATTTTCCGCGCTCCAGGTGCAAAAGGCTTTTCCGCTGCGGGTTTCTTCGCCCGCCTTCCCATCGCCATGGCCCCGATCGGTATCGTCGCCATGCTGTCGCAGACCCACGGGGAATATTGGCTGGCCGGCGCCGTTTCGGCCACCTTCGCCTTGACCAATGCCGCTGCGGCACCACAAATCTCCCGGCTGGTGGATCGCAAGGGGCAAAGCCGCATCCTCATCCCCGCCACCATCGTCTCGGTCATCGCCTTTGCGGCGCTGATCATCGCGACAAATCAGAGATGGCCGGCCTGGACATTGTTCCTGTCCGCGTTCCTTGCCGCCGCCATGCCGAGCATTCCCGCGATGATGCGCGCCCGCTGGACGGAAATCTTCCGCGACCGGCCGGAACTCAATACGGCCTTCGCCTTTGAATCCGCCGCAGACGAGCTTGTTTATATCGCCGGTGCATCGCTATCCGTCGGCCTTGCGGTTTCGCTCTTTCCGGAAGCCGGCATGATGATCAGCACCACCTTCCTGGCGCTCGGCACCTTTGCCTTCCTGCTGCAACGCGCGACCGAACCGAAAGTGCGGCCGGTGGAAAGCGGACACCGGCAGCGTTCGGCCATATTCCTGCGCCCGGTCCAGATCATCACGCTCGCCCTGATCTTCGTCGGCTCGACTTTCGCCACGGCCGAGGTGAGCGCCGTCGCGATCACCAAGGAGCTTGGCCAGCCGGAAGCCGCCAGCCTCGTCATCGGCGTTTATGCCATCGGCTCCTTCGTGGTCGGCCTCATTCTCGGTGCGATCAATCCGAAAATGCCGCTGCAGCGCCAATTGCTGATTGCCGTCAGCGTGCTTGCGCTCACCGCGCTGCCGCTCCTCGTCGCCAATACCAGCGTTGCCCTGCTCGCCTTTGCCGTCTTCCTAAGCGGCGTGGCAATCTCCCCCGTCTTCATCACCTCATTCGGCCTGATCGAGCGCCGCGTGCCGGAATCGATGCTGACGGAGGGTGTCACCTGGGTCATGACCGGCATTGGCATCGGCATGGCGTTCGGCGCTTTCATCTCCGGCTGGGTGATCGACAATTTCGGCGCGGATAACGGTTTCTGGGTATCGGTTGTCGCGAGCCTGACCACAGTCGCCATCATCGGGCTCGGTCAGCGTAGCCTGTCGGGAGAAACACGGGATTCGGGCTCGGCACCTGCCGTACAGCAGCCTGCGGAATAA
- a CDS encoding TetR/AcrR family transcriptional regulator gives MRKPRSEMIAETRAKLLAAGRKAFGSVGYAEASMDDFTAGAGLTRGALYHHFGDKKGLLMAVVAEIDAEMTKRLCDISSSAETPWEGFVEENVGYVRMALEPEIQRIMFRDGPAVLGDPSRWPNANGCISAVARSLSALKEEGTIGDIDPEACARFINAASSSAAQWIANSDDPETTSKRAVKSFRTFLEGLRIKG, from the coding sequence GTGCGCAAACCTCGCAGTGAAATGATTGCCGAGACGCGGGCGAAGCTTCTGGCTGCCGGCCGTAAGGCTTTTGGCAGCGTCGGTTATGCGGAAGCCTCGATGGACGACTTCACCGCCGGGGCAGGTCTCACGCGCGGCGCGCTCTATCACCATTTTGGCGATAAAAAGGGCCTGCTGATGGCCGTTGTGGCCGAGATCGACGCGGAGATGACAAAGAGGCTTTGCGACATTTCGTCTAGTGCTGAGACCCCGTGGGAGGGTTTTGTCGAAGAGAATGTCGGTTATGTACGCATGGCTCTTGAACCGGAAATCCAGCGGATCATGTTTCGCGACGGGCCGGCGGTGCTCGGCGATCCATCCCGCTGGCCAAATGCCAATGGCTGCATCTCGGCCGTTGCGCGCAGCCTCAGCGCGCTGAAGGAAGAGGGCACAATCGGCGACATCGATCCGGAGGCATGTGCCCGCTTCATCAATGCGGCGAGCAGTAGCGCCGCCCAGTGGATCGCAAATTCCGACGACCCCGAAACGACCTCGAAACGCGCGGTGAAGAGTTTCCGGACTTTTCTGGAGGGACTGCGGATCAAAGGCTGA
- a CDS encoding alkaline phosphatase produces the protein MRKIVAALVATTVLAGAVQAAEVYPLDRATILTGSPFDFKVEFASVVKPEDIKITVNGQDYKAALGKDAEFVAEEKNKDKVLGSAVILRGVTLTNAGDYKVEVSAGAETKNVTWTVYGTPAQAKAKNVIFLIADGLSVAHRTAARIMSKGMTEGKANGRLNMDDVPPVAFVGTSATDAVATDSANTMSAYMTGHKTAVNAIGVYADRTPASLDDPKVETLAEALRRQTKKSIGIISTAEVQDATPAAVVAHTRKRGDKAEINGMLFDVKPDVLFGGGSAYFLPQATAGSKRKDDKDYIAMFKEAGYTLATSKTELAAASGTNTGKILGLFHTGNMDTTLDREFLKKGTTAKFPDQPGLVEMTKVALDNLSKNPEGFFLMVEAANVDKMSHPLDWDRAVVDTIEFDKTIGIAREFAAKNPDTLIIVTGDHTHGVSIIGTVDDNKPGTDMREKVGTYAEAGFPNYEDKDGDGYPDSVDVSRRLFLNANNGPDHYETFRPKLDGPFTPAVQNEKKEYIANEQYKDVPGAVFVTGIIPKSSDSGVHAVDDVVLQAEGPGAEGFRGYMEQSDVYKGLAEAFALGAKQTN, from the coding sequence ATGCGCAAAATCGTTGCTGCTTTGGTCGCCACGACCGTTCTTGCCGGCGCCGTTCAGGCTGCCGAGGTTTATCCGCTTGATCGTGCTACGATCCTGACCGGTTCGCCGTTCGATTTCAAAGTCGAGTTCGCTTCCGTCGTGAAGCCGGAAGACATCAAGATCACCGTCAATGGCCAGGATTACAAGGCTGCTCTCGGCAAGGACGCGGAATTCGTCGCCGAGGAAAAAAACAAGGACAAGGTGCTGGGTTCGGCCGTTATCCTGCGTGGCGTGACGCTCACCAATGCCGGTGACTACAAGGTCGAAGTTTCGGCCGGTGCCGAAACCAAGAACGTCACCTGGACCGTTTATGGCACGCCTGCCCAGGCGAAGGCCAAGAACGTCATCTTCCTGATTGCCGACGGCCTGTCCGTTGCCCATCGCACCGCCGCCCGCATCATGTCCAAGGGCATGACCGAGGGCAAGGCCAATGGCCGTCTCAACATGGACGACGTGCCGCCGGTCGCTTTCGTCGGCACCTCCGCCACTGACGCCGTCGCCACCGACAGCGCCAACACCATGTCGGCCTACATGACCGGTCACAAGACCGCCGTGAACGCCATCGGCGTTTATGCCGACCGCACCCCGGCCTCGCTCGACGATCCGAAGGTGGAAACGCTGGCCGAAGCGCTGCGCCGCCAGACCAAGAAGTCGATCGGCATCATTTCCACCGCCGAAGTGCAAGATGCGACACCGGCTGCTGTCGTTGCCCACACCCGCAAGCGCGGCGACAAGGCCGAAATCAATGGCATGCTGTTCGACGTGAAGCCGGATGTTCTTTTCGGCGGCGGTTCCGCTTATTTCCTGCCGCAGGCCACGGCGGGTTCCAAGCGCAAGGACGACAAGGATTATATCGCCATGTTCAAGGAAGCTGGCTACACGCTGGCGACCAGCAAAACGGAACTCGCCGCTGCTTCCGGCACCAATACCGGCAAGATCCTCGGCCTGTTCCACACCGGCAACATGGATACCACGCTTGACCGCGAATTCCTGAAAAAGGGCACCACGGCCAAGTTCCCGGATCAGCCCGGTCTCGTTGAAATGACCAAGGTCGCGCTCGACAATCTGTCGAAGAACCCGGAAGGTTTCTTCCTGATGGTTGAAGCGGCCAATGTCGACAAGATGTCCCACCCGCTCGACTGGGATCGCGCCGTTGTCGATACGATCGAATTCGACAAGACCATCGGCATCGCCCGCGAATTTGCGGCGAAGAACCCCGATACGCTGATCATCGTCACCGGCGACCACACGCATGGCGTTTCCATCATCGGCACCGTTGATGACAACAAGCCCGGCACCGACATGCGCGAAAAAGTGGGCACCTATGCCGAAGCCGGTTTCCCGAACTACGAAGACAAGGACGGCGATGGCTATCCTGATAGTGTCGACGTTTCCCGTCGTCTGTTCCTGAACGCCAATAACGGTCCGGACCACTACGAAACCTTCCGTCCGAAGCTCGATGGCCCGTTCACGCCCGCCGTCCAGAACGAAAAGAAGGAATATATCGCCAACGAGCAGTACAAGGATGTTCCCGGCGCCGTGTTCGTCACCGGCATCATCCCGAAGAGCTCGGACAGCGGCGTCCACGCCGTTGACGACGTCGTGCTGCAGGCCGAAGGCCCCGGTGCCGAAGGCTTCCGTGGCTATATGGAACAGAGCGATGTCTACAAGGGTCTTGCCGAGGCCTTCGCACTCGGCGCGAAGCAGACCAACTAA
- a CDS encoding ABC transporter ATP-binding protein — MLSLKIDHLAVSFPGLAAPVLVLDHLHIAAGSRVALTGGSGSGKSTLINIIAGLERVQTGSVVWGGQNIADLSEGRRDSWRAANIGLVMQEFHLFPGLSALDNILLPARLSRVADADLMKRAESLFATVGLKRAGQHVETMSRGEMQRVAIARALLRSPGVIIADEPTASLDLESGEAVGNLLLSVAASTHSTLIVASHDQHLIGRLDRGLTLSGGRIVADTDQKEIAA, encoded by the coding sequence ATGCTGTCCCTGAAAATAGATCATCTTGCCGTGTCCTTTCCGGGGCTTGCTGCGCCGGTCCTCGTTCTCGACCATCTGCACATCGCCGCCGGCAGCCGCGTTGCGCTAACGGGCGGCTCCGGCTCGGGAAAGAGCACCCTTATCAACATCATCGCCGGTCTTGAGCGCGTGCAGACCGGCAGTGTCGTCTGGGGCGGGCAGAATATCGCTGACTTGTCGGAGGGTCGCCGCGACAGCTGGCGGGCCGCCAATATCGGCCTTGTCATGCAGGAGTTTCATCTCTTTCCCGGCCTGTCCGCGCTGGATAATATCCTGCTGCCCGCCCGCCTGTCGCGTGTGGCGGATGCGGACCTGATGAAGCGCGCCGAATCCCTGTTTGCGACCGTCGGCCTCAAACGCGCCGGGCAGCACGTCGAAACCATGTCGCGGGGTGAAATGCAGCGTGTCGCCATTGCGCGGGCCTTGCTGCGCAGCCCCGGCGTCATCATCGCCGACGAACCGACCGCAAGCCTCGATCTCGAAAGCGGCGAGGCCGTCGGGAACTTGCTGCTTTCTGTTGCGGCTAGCACCCACAGCACGCTGATCGTCGCCAGCCACGACCAGCATCTGATCGGCCGTCTAGACCGGGGTCTGACCCTCAGCGGCGGCCGTATCGTCGCCGATACGGACCAGAAGGAGATCGCGGCATGA
- a CDS encoding FtsX-like permease family protein, translating into MIGFILADLRRLWLGGAVVVLLVALATALGVAVTLQERSLRLGSARAADKFDLVIGAAGSETQLVLSSIFLQAAPLPLVDGAVLTRLAADPRVAWAAPVGFGDSFAGYPIVGTTTSLVSNTTSGFAEGKIFVLEGEAVLGAAVNLSIGAEIKPMHGSAETGGHTHTEIAYTVVGRLQPTGTPWDRAILVPIQAVWHVHGLGVDHGHEHGHGEGDADAHAGENQHGGGHDHAHEDGEHHGGIDLDAPIVENFGDGLPGLPAILVKPKTIADAYRLRQEYRSGNTLGVFPGEVLTGLYATLGDAKAVLSAVAAGSQGLVAAALMLVTVIHVGQRRRQIGALRAFGAPRGSVFAIVWLELFFLVALGVGIGFLLGLGAAHIGAQLFTAKSGVILPVGFTGEDLRLAFFLLGFAAILAAIPALLAYRQSPAAALRA; encoded by the coding sequence ATGATCGGCTTCATCCTCGCCGACCTGCGTCGCCTGTGGCTGGGCGGGGCCGTTGTGGTTCTGCTTGTTGCGCTGGCCACCGCGCTTGGTGTGGCGGTCACGCTGCAGGAACGGTCGCTGCGCCTCGGCAGTGCCCGCGCCGCCGATAAATTCGATCTCGTCATCGGCGCGGCCGGCAGCGAAACCCAGCTGGTCCTCTCATCCATCTTCCTGCAGGCAGCGCCATTGCCGCTCGTGGATGGTGCCGTTCTCACCCGGCTTGCCGCCGATCCGCGCGTTGCCTGGGCCGCGCCGGTCGGGTTTGGCGATTCTTTCGCCGGTTACCCCATTGTTGGCACGACGACGAGCCTCGTCAGCAATACGACGTCGGGTTTTGCCGAGGGCAAAATCTTCGTGCTGGAAGGTGAGGCCGTGCTTGGGGCCGCCGTCAATCTCTCCATTGGTGCCGAGATCAAGCCGATGCATGGCAGTGCCGAGACCGGCGGCCACACCCATACCGAGATCGCCTATACGGTTGTCGGCAGGTTGCAGCCAACAGGCACGCCCTGGGATCGCGCCATTCTCGTGCCGATCCAGGCCGTCTGGCACGTTCATGGCCTCGGTGTGGATCATGGTCATGAGCACGGACATGGTGAGGGCGATGCGGATGCACATGCCGGCGAAAACCAACACGGGGGCGGTCACGATCACGCTCATGAAGATGGTGAGCATCATGGCGGTATCGATCTTGATGCGCCGATCGTCGAGAATTTTGGCGACGGCCTGCCCGGCCTGCCGGCCATTCTCGTCAAGCCGAAGACGATTGCCGATGCCTATCGCCTGCGACAGGAGTATCGCAGCGGCAATACGCTCGGCGTATTTCCGGGCGAGGTGCTGACCGGCCTTTATGCGACGCTTGGCGACGCCAAGGCGGTGCTGAGCGCAGTTGCCGCCGGTTCGCAAGGGCTGGTGGCGGCGGCGCTGATGCTGGTAACGGTCATCCATGTCGGGCAAAGGCGTCGACAGATCGGCGCGTTGCGGGCATTCGGTGCGCCCCGTGGCTCGGTCTTCGCCATCGTCTGGCTGGAGCTCTTCTTTCTGGTGGCGCTTGGCGTCGGCATCGGTTTTCTGCTGGGATTGGGTGCTGCCCATATTGGGGCGCAGCTCTTCACCGCAAAAAGCGGTGTGATCCTCCCTGTTGGCTTCACCGGAGAGGATCTGCGTCTTGCGTTCTTCCTGCTGGGCTTTGCCGCTATTCTTGCGGCAATACCGGCACTGCTCGCCTATCGCCAGTCGCCCGCCGCCGCGCTGCGGGCCTAA